A stretch of the Glycine soja cultivar W05 chromosome 13, ASM419377v2, whole genome shotgun sequence genome encodes the following:
- the LOC114382247 gene encoding 2-oxoglutarate-dependent dioxygenase DAO-like yields the protein MEAIVPVVDFQRLSEEEERKKLRKTCEKPGCFRIINHSIPLTLMADMKSVVKYLHDLPTEIKMRNKPSSVPESGYRAASPTSPLYEGMGIYDMHASPQAFEDFCSNLNVSPRHRQIIKEYGQAIHDLASNVSQKMAESLGIVDNDFKDWPFILRTIKFSFTPDVIGSMAAQLHSDTGFITLLQDDEHVSGLEMIDDFGTFKAVPPIPGAFLCIVGDVGHVWSNGNFWNARHRVICKETGTGYSFGAYMLSPRDGNVEAPKKLVEVDHVQRYRPFKYEDLRDFKITTGKRVEVLDQYRIF from the exons atggAGGCGATTGTTCCAGTGGTGGATTTCCAGAGGCTTTCAGAGGAAGAGGAGCGCAAGAAGCTGAGAAAAACATGTGAGAAACCAGGGTGTTTCAGAATCATCAACCACTCAATTCCACTAACACTCATGGCTGACATGAAGTCAGTGGTTAAATACTTGCATGACCTTCCCACGGAAATCAAAATGCGCAACAAACCCTCCTCCGTCCCTGAGAGTGGCTATAGGGCGGCATCGCCAACAAGTCCTCTATACGAGGGCATGGGAATATATGACATGCATGCATCACCACAAGCATTTGAAGATTTCTGCTCCAACTTGAATGTGTCACCCCGTCACAG gCAAATAATAAAGGAATATGGTCAAGCAATTCATGACTTGGCATCAAATGTATCCCAAAAAATGGCTGAGTCTTTGGGTATAGTCGATAATGATTTCAAGGACTGGCCATTCATTTTGAGGActattaaatttagttttaccCCAGATGTTATAGGCTCCATGGCAGCACAATTGCACTCAGATACAGGATTTATCACTCTACTTCAAGATGATGAACATGTTAGTGGTCTTGAGATGATAGATGATTTTGGCACATTTAAGGCAGTTCCTCCCATACCAGGGGCCTTCCTTTGCATTGTTGGAGATGTTGGACAT GTTTGGAGCAATGGAAATTTTTGGAATGCTAGACATCGTGTAATATGCAAGGAAACGGGTACTGGTTATTCATTTGGTGCATATATGTTATCACCAAGGGATGGTAATGTTGAGGCGCCTAAAAAATTGGTGGAAGTTGACCATGTACAACGCTATCGACCATTTAAGTACGAAGATTTGAGGGATTTCAAAATCACCACAGGAAAGAGAGTTGAAGTCCTTGATCAATATCGCattttttag